A window of Pleuronectes platessa chromosome 20, fPlePla1.1, whole genome shotgun sequence genomic DNA:
ATGGGAGGCGCTGGAGCAGCCAGAGCAAACAAAAAAGTGAGTCGTGTTTGTGCACTTTGCAGATAACGATCTCTTACACTACATTTCCTTTGGTGCGCTCATGTGACTATAACCCTGATAAATTGTTTTCAACTCTGAAGAAACGAGGAGGACAGTGATGAAGACGTGCGGAGCCCTCGCTCAGACGAACATCAGAGCTTCTCCAATCCCACGAGAGATGATTCAGATACTAAGACCAAGATATCTGAAATGAATGAGGAGAAACGCACCAAGCTCAGAGAGATCGAGGTACTTTACAACCTCTGCAAGCCTCCATTCATCTGACGGCACATATTCTGTGTTTTGTATTCACAAGGAATAGTTTTgacccttttcttttcttcgtgGTTTTTATAAAGGTTAAGGTCGTGAAGTTCCAGGATGAGCTGGAGTTCGGGAAAAGGCCAAAGAAGTCGGGTCAGAGTATtcaggagcaggtggagcattACAGGGAGAAACTATTACAAAAGGTACTGAAATAAACCCTGCTAATGTAACCAGAGAGGATACTTAATACAGAAAAGAATATCTCAAATGAGGTTAATATATTGTTTGTCTTTActaaaggaaaaagaaaaggagaaacttGAGCGGGAAAAAGAgcgggagaagaaagagaaggagaaagccgATGCTCGGTTGAAAGACTtgaagaaggaaaaagagaaggaggacaCGCCAACCAGGAAAGAGAGGTGAGAGCCGTTAAGTGCAAAGTAGTTTCAGCTTCATCCACTGGTAAAGTTGTTCTATTGTTTTAATCTGCGCTTCATTAAATCTTTGGATTGGTCCCTATCTGACAGACACACGTCCTCTGTGGTTGACAGGAAGCGGCGCCACAGTGGCTCCCCCAGCCCGACACGGAGCAGCAGCCGACGGGGGCGCTCCTCCTCGCCTCGCTCGGAAAGATCCGAACGTTCCGACCGCTCGTTCCCTAAAGACACAACCTCCCGCTCCACCCACAAAGACTCCCCCCGAACCAGCAGCAAAAAGTCCTCCAAGAGGTAAGAGAAGAAATCCAACATTACTACGACAGATTATTATCAGGGCCATGGTGAGGACAAATAAAGTGTGAgattgagaataaagttgtaattttaaGAAGACAAAGTTTTATTGGAAGTAAATTGGAATAGGATCCAAATTCTTGAACCAATCAAATTATTTCTTGAGAAACTGTTTCATGCAGATGTAACAGTTTCTTGCACAATGATATTGAATATTAAGTTATTTCTGAAACTTGTTTTAAAGTATAACTTCCACTTTCCTCATTTTCTCTCAGACTCTTAATATTTTGGATTTGTTCTAAATCTATTCTCAATCTCCTTTGAGTGGCTTTAATGTCATATTTTAAAGCTTGATGCTGGTTTGTACCTGACTGTAAACAGTAACTACAGTGGTGTTTGTGGGGTATTGATGTAATCGAAGTATCTGTGTCTGTCCCACCAGATCTCCTTCATTACCGCGCACACCCAAACGATCCCGGCGGTCGCGCTCCAAGACGCCCAAGAAATCAACTAAGAAGTCCCGCTCCAAATCCCGGTCTCCTCACAGGTCTCACAAAAAATCAAAGAAGAGCAAACACTGAcatcttttagtttttctttttctttctggaacctctcctcctctcctctctgcgcCGTGTTGTATAAAAGATTGAGTGATTTGGCAGCGGAAGATCTCTGCCCAGATGTTAATGTATAGAAAATGAAGAGCGCAGGCTGCTGCATGGGTTGCCATCTGGTGTATCAAATGGATGGGGGCCATTGCTGTTTTATATTGTAcaaaaaaatactgtgcttgtgtgtcctGATTCCCATCCGCCTCCCAGTGGAATTCATCCATGTGGTAGACCACTCCCATACCGAGTGTGACGACAATAGTCTTACAATAATGctgtcattttctgtttttgtagttcacattaaaaataattccTAATAAACCAGTTTCATTTTTAATCAAGTTTCATGTTTTGACAATCAGAAAATGTTTCTTAAATTTACATTTAGTGCATTTTGGCTATATTACATATTTCACATGAGTTATtggaatcttttttttaaaggcagcATTTGGTTAAGGCAAAAATTGTTCTGACAAACATCAGGCTGGTGTGATCATTACTTCACAGTTTGGCCTGAGTCTTCTTCAGCTGATCCCTCAGCTCCAGGTGAGCGATGGAGGAGAGATGAACCTCATCAGGTCCGTCAGCGATGCGCAGAGTCCGCACGTAGGAATACCTGAGCAAGAATATCAGCATCAGGAAGATTCATTTGAGCGTCTAAAAGATAAATCTTAAAACGTATTGGATACATTTAGACAGCTCTTAATTATGGTAAAATTCATTTAAAGCTACTGTCTCTGATTATCCCTCATCTGTCTTTCTTGAACTGGATCTTAAATATCATTCATTGTGGCctttatgtaaaatataatacTCACATCTGTGCCAGTGGGAAGTCTCCAGACACACCAGCGCCTCCGTAAACCTGGATCGCACAGTCCACCACCTTACAGGCCATTCTGGCTGCTGCCACCTTGATCATAGCAATCTAAGGAGCAGAAAATGAAAGGGGAAATAACGGAGCTAAATTTGCATTATTAAGTCACAGCATCACATCTGACTGAACAGTATAAATCTGTTAAATCAATCGACCATGTTTTCTCACTGCAAAAACAAGTTTGCTATCATCTTAGCATGTACTTTAAAAGTATATAATACCTTGTAAGATGTGTATGTAGGATTACCAGCCTTACCTGTTTGCGGGCAGCCCGACTTCCCACTGTATCCAGTGCCTGTGCAGCATGTAGAGTCAGCAGACGTGTTTGTTCAATCATGAGACGACACTCTGCGATCCAGTGAGCAACGACTTCCTggacagagagaacacacagacactttccTCAAGTTGTATCTAAAACTCTTCACCACTAGGGGTCATCAGTGGGAAAGTGCTCAGCCTGCTTCCACAGGAATCTCAGAGGGGATGATCCCTTACATGTTGGTACAGCTTCTTTCCAAACGTTTGTCTGGTGGCCGCTCGCTGgcagagcagctccagagcaaactctgccaggccgaCCGCTCTCATACAGTGGTGCAGTCTGCCCGGTCCCAGACGGCCCTGAGCAATCTCAAACCCCCTCCCTTCTCCTGAGAATGAGAAcacagggggcggggggggacagCAGAGACACGTTAGGGATAATGTTTCCGCCCTGGTGACCTCATGAACATAATCGTTAAGATCACTTTATGTCCAAACACAATAAAGATAAGGTTTCATATCTGTGGCTTTACAGGGGACGTGTGCTTCTTGAGAAGGAAACAGACCACGCAGCAGTGAGGTCTCACCCAGAATCATGTTGCAGGCAGGGACACGCACGTTTTCAAAGTGCACTTCGAAGTGGCCTCCGTGGACGGCATCTGAGCACCGACACAAGAGGAAAGTTTGAAGAATGTTTGAATGGTAAAAATACAAACTAAACAGTATGAAACCCACCGTCCTGTCCGAACACAGTGAGAGGTCGGACTTGTTTTACACCGGGTGTGTCCATGGGCACGAGGATCATGCTGTGTTGGCCGTGCCTGAGAAACACATTCATAACAAAAAGGGAACGAACACTATTTAATCCTCAATAACTATTCTACTAGTTCATGCTGCTCAAATTAATGGTGAGAATCTACAACCGGACTTATTTCACACGCTCTTTTCCAAACGGTTGGGTGTGTCTGAACGTGAAGGTGTGGTTGAATAAATTACTCCCCATTAACATCTTCAACACATGTAGCTGATGAGCTTTTGGATAAAGATCAGTCCGCCACAAGCGTCAACAAGATTTGATTTAATGCCTCGTGATACATCAATCATTTGGCAGGGTGGTTTAAAATGcaagtgcatgctgggaagtgCACTCCGTCCCTGAGTAGAGTCCACCTCCATTACAATAGTAATATAACAGAGGGAGGTTAACGGGTGAGAAGTGCAAAGGTTTCGCAAACAAGTAGCACAGCAGCATTTCaatggaaaacaataaaaaaaaaacagaagacggGAAAAAGTGTCTCAAACACCAGAGGAGGGAAACAAACATGAAACTgctcctctgacctgctgccAACATCTGGAGAAGGGCCCCTGCACATCACGATGGCCACTTTGCATTGAGGATTTCCAGCACCTGCAGggaacagacagaaacactgagGTTAATTTGTGTTCCAGTCTCCTCGATGTTGGGATTCGACAAACAACAGGGACAAACAACTTTTCACAGTTTGAGTTTGTCCTTAAACTTCCCGAGACCGGAGTGTGCGGTCGGAAACTGAGAGGCTGTGACAGATTGACGGCATCGCAGCCACAGGTTCATATTTTCACCCGTAGTAACTCTCAGTTTGTCATTTAAGAGATTTTCTTTGTTGGAGAGAAGTTGAAACTATGAGTTGTACCTGGTAAACATAATTCAAAAACGTACAAACACTGTCCAGAGCTCCCACTAGAGGGCGAggtcatacagacacacagcagtaTTAATCAACTTTACAAGGTGTTAGACAGAGCAGATGCAGAGGAAGTGATGAAATGAATAACCAGATGATATTATTACGAAGGAGAGCACACACCTCCGCCGAGACCGAGCCCCCTTATGACACCACATTTAAATGCACTAGATACAGATTAGTGTTTGGATCCTGCATAAAATGTTCATTCATTCTCATTCTCATAAATATCCGCCATttatatggcgacgcctgcgagctagttctggcaggcaactcgagctgcgctgcgccaatcacgtgacatacatcatgtgacatacatcatgtgatatacctcaatctccacaaccatctataatacacacccaccttatcaggtggtctatttaaccagagagacatttcccatcaacccctcttgctcgcactgctgctgcagtatggctacctgttgctacagtccctACACCACCCCAGCATTCACCTataggcccagcatccacctgtaggctccaacggggggttacaagtatttgctcatcactcccatcattcctgtgtaatcatatgggggagtgattaagttggagcctagacgccaaacactaaatctgttgtaataaatatattacatgatcaaacgtgagttgtctgacagaactcACAATGTTCAAGAAAGTTAATAAAAATTTCGAACACAACATCCTTCCATCGAGTTTCATTGTAATCTGTccggtagtttttgtgtaatcctgcttacaaacaaacaaacaaacaaacaaacaaacggacaggggtgaaaacataacctccccgTGGATGCAATAAACTTTAATAACAGTCTATTCAGAAAAGATCTTGGTTCCCTAAGGCCCAGTTGAGGTGACCAATGATCTGCCTTCCTGTTTATATTCCTGTTCCAAGTGAAAAACACCTGTCCCCTGAGGACAGGACATATGGACGCCAGACAGCTACAGATGAGACATTTGATTATTTCCAGTCAAAGCTCATGAGACATAAGAACACAGTGGTTTTTAAACTCTCTGTGATCGCGGTTCGGGTTACGGTGCCTTCATTGTggcaaaacaacattttctccACACCCAACTCCACCCAGAGTTCACGCACCATATACAAAAGCCTGTTTGGTTTTCCTTGTTAATTTAGTTTCCCTGTTAATTCCGCGGTGAGGTGACTCGACAGCCGTGTCCATACACGACTTATCACCACCGGAATGAAAAGCAGTAATTCATCTTCCTTTGAACGTGACATCCAAATATTTAGATTCTATGATGTTGAAGTTGTAAGAAAGTGTTTATGTCAGGATCGTGTGTAAAATGATATATGACGTGTAAACTGACGTCTCTTTACTTTACTaaaaaggttttgttttatttaaaaggttTTATACATCTAGTTCTAAATCAAAGTATTTTAATCTTTATACAGAAACATGCAGAGACGAGTGCAacatctctgaggaaactgaaaTTGTATTGAAAAGAAGAACAAGCTAGAAAACTAAAATACTTAAACATTTCAAGGTAAAAGTAAAATAGAGTGATTTAGTCAGATGCAGATGTGAGTCAGGCTGGTAAACACCGAGCTGAACATTTCCCGCAAACCACACAATAAGTTCTGTAACTGGGACAAACTGCGGCGACCAGGAGACTCCCTGTGTGACATCACGAGTGGGAACCAGCGAGAGAGCAGAGCTACGTGGTGAGGAGCGTGTCGACAGCAGAGGGAGGCGGGACGGGGCCGAGAGGCAAAGGGATCAGTCACTTCAGTCCTGCAGGAAACACAGCTTTTCTCCTCAGGACTCATTACAACTGTTTGTGATTCTGAAAAACTAAACGGATTCTTAACAATCAACTTCACTAAGCAACTGACAGGAGGTAAGAACATCTCCCTACATTCCTGTTTTCttaaaatactttattatttcaataacaaaaacaagccAAACTCTGACTAGAAGAACAAACAGAAATCTTGAATCCACAATCTTTACCAGACGTGTATTAAACAAATAGAATGTTTTAACTATGTTGTTTGATTTCTGCATTTACATGGAAATGTATTGTAACTTGTGAAGTCAACGGTTCCCTTCGGTGCTAGAACAACAGTCAAAGTCCAGGATATTTTATGAGGTTATTATAACCACAGTGAGGTAATGATAACAAGCTAAACTGAGCCTGATGCATTTGTTTTgagtggttttgtttttatctcatcaCAGTTTCACTCTTGGTTTTCTGATCAGCAACCAAAGTCAATCGTTATCACTATAGTCTCTGTTGCTTTAGGTTAAAACTCTACTGTCAGAATAAAATGactctttaacattttgatgTTGTATAATTTAAACGTAAATAAAAATGGTCACAACTAATAAATCTCATTTTATTACGATGTAAAAAGTGTGTTTAGATTTATATTGTTTGCAAAGTAGGATTACCTTTCCAATTATCCTCACATTCATCTTATAACTAAATATTAATTTACATTTgtctatttcatttaatttgtgaagaccaaataacagaaaaaacagcaacacaaacgtATTAACCCATTCCTCCTCTTGCATATGATGTGCAGCTGTTGACAGCAGGAGAATACTTGACATTTCTGTGTTCCCATGAACATCTGTTCCAAAATTCCTGCTCCTCCCATTTCGGAGATAATGACTCATTATGTAACGAATCTGGAAACgtttcataaaaatgacaaactgTCATCTTTGTAATTAACACgttttaacaaaacatttgtgagaTGCAAAATACACTGGTTTTTGGCCATGATTTATATCATCCGTCAATTTTGCTGTTGGATTTCTCAGTTTCCTACAAATGTCACGTGAATAGTAATAACATCTTCATGACCTAAAGTATTAACTTCTATTTAGTTGGATTGTGTTGTTTCCTCAAGGttttaatatattgttttcCAAAGAGAATTATCTCTTTTGATCAGAGACAAGAGTCAacttgttcacacacacacacacacacacacagctcagtaTTTAGTGGTCCTCAGCAGACATAACATATGGAGCAAACAACTGTGAGGGTTTGTTAACAATACAATGAGTCTAGATGCCTGTGGCACCAGTAAAAAGCAACATCCTGGGATTTGAATCTGTTGAGAGACCTCGGTTACACCCGCGTGTCGTCCTCATCTCTCCTCCCACATAGTTCCTGTCATTCCTCAGCTCTTGACGCTCTCCTATGGGCCAAATGCCGATAATCACTCAAACAGAGGAACTTGGAGCTGCGGACATTGATCACGGTATCCAACAAAATTAACACTATCTGAATTCAAAGGGTAATTAGAGGATCGGTGGGTCCTCTTGTCTGCTTGTCATCCCTCAGAGCTGTTTTCACTGGGGTTATTCAAGCCAACACACATGGCTTAGGCCATTAGGGAAGCCACGCAGGAGAGATTCCTCTGATGCACCAAACAGAAACAACCTCTCTGTCCTGTTGCAGAGGAGCTCACGGTGATTTGATCTCGTTCTGTGACACAACACAATAGGCTGATTATTTGTTTCATAGTGTGAATCACAGCATGAGGAATTAAAAAAGAGCAAAGTGAAATGTTCTCAAATTTGAAAGTAAAAGGTACCTTCTTTTCCCCcgtacagaaaaaaacaaaacaatggaaaATGTCTCTTATCACGAGGACGAGGACTTCAACGACACCTATGATTACGATTATGAACACAGTGTCTGCGACAAAGAGACGGTGCGCTCCTTTGCCAGATACTACCTCCCAATCGTCTATGCCCTGGCTCTGGTGGTCGGTCTGGCCGGGAACACCCTGGTCGTGGTGGTCTACACATCGAAGCTGAGACTACGAACCCTGACAGATGTGTGCATCCTTAACCTCGCCATTTCcgacctgctgctcctcctcaccctccccttctgGGCCGCTGATGCTGTTCATGGCTGGCAGTTGGGTTCGGCAGCCTGCAAGATCACCTCCTTCCTCTACAGTGCCAACTTCAGCTGTgggatgctgctgctggcgtGTATCAGTGTGGATCGCTACCGCGCAATAACCCAAAGTCCGTCAGGCAGGACTGGGACAGGTGCCCGGCTAAGGAGACAATGGctcctggtgtgtgtggtgttgtgggCTGTGGCCAGCTTTCTCGGCCTTCCCGAACTTATCTTCTCCAAAGTGAAACACTCTCACAACCGGATGGCCTGCACAGCCGTCTATCCCCATGGCATGGCCAGACCAGCAAAGGCGGccttggagctgctggaggtgaCACTTAGATTCGTACTGCCTTTCTTGGTCATGGTGGTTTGCTACTGCTCGGTGGGCCGGATCCTGAGCCGGGCGGCCGGGGTGCGCAGAGACCGGAAGTGGCGCACCCTGCGGGTCCTGCTGGCTGTGGTGGCCGTGTTCCTGCTCACCCAGCTGCCCTACAACGTGGTCAAACTGTGCCGGGCGATGGACGTCATCT
This region includes:
- the ackr4b gene encoding atypical chemokine receptor 4b, with the translated sequence MENVSYHEDEDFNDTYDYDYEHSVCDKETVRSFARYYLPIVYALALVVGLAGNTLVVVVYTSKLRLRTLTDVCILNLAISDLLLLLTLPFWAADAVHGWQLGSAACKITSFLYSANFSCGMLLLACISVDRYRAITQSPSGRTGTGARLRRQWLLVCVVLWAVASFLGLPELIFSKVKHSHNRMACTAVYPHGMARPAKAALELLEVTLRFVLPFLVMVVCYCSVGRILSRAAGVRRDRKWRTLRVLLAVVAVFLLTQLPYNVVKLCRAMDVIYIVTDCDVSKALDHALQVTESLALTHACINPLLYAFLGSSFRVHVLKTAKHLGQRLKRTTRRVREEPAVEISLNTCNPMQSQSGSEDQDTSTFTI